A single window of Methylobacterium nodulans ORS 2060 DNA harbors:
- a CDS encoding cobalt-precorrin-5B (C(1))-methyltransferase — protein sequence MDDTRPSGPLRRGWTTGACAAAAAKAAFAALRTGAFPDPVEIPLPGGLRPAFALATTERLPEGARAGVIKDAGDDPDVTHGVLVLATVRPGPPGTGVGFRAGPGVGRVTRPGLPLPVGEPAINPVPRRMIAAALAEVEGGVPDVVVEIAIPGGEAIAQSTLNPRLGILGGLSVLGTTGVVVPYSCAAWIDTIHRGIDVARASGLTHVAGATGSTSEEAVQRLHGLPPEGLIDMGDFAGGMLKYLRRHPVQRVTVAGGIAKMTKLGHGLLDLHSRSGPVDLAWLAERVSEAGGGQDLAARAARANTALEVLRLAQAQDLPLGDLVARYAWTTAASSLAGSGIALEVVVFDRDGGVVGHAPFRAAG from the coding sequence ATGGACGACACCCGACCGAGCGGCCCTCTCCGGCGCGGCTGGACCACCGGCGCCTGCGCGGCGGCGGCGGCCAAGGCCGCTTTCGCGGCCCTGCGCACCGGCGCGTTCCCGGATCCGGTCGAGATCCCGCTGCCCGGGGGCCTGCGCCCCGCCTTCGCCCTCGCGACGACGGAGAGGCTGCCGGAGGGCGCCCGCGCCGGGGTGATCAAGGATGCGGGCGACGACCCGGATGTCACTCACGGCGTCCTCGTGCTGGCGACGGTGCGTCCGGGGCCGCCGGGCACGGGCGTCGGGTTCCGGGCCGGGCCGGGCGTCGGCAGGGTGACCCGTCCCGGCCTGCCCCTGCCAGTCGGCGAGCCCGCCATCAACCCGGTGCCCCGCCGCATGATCGCGGCAGCCCTCGCCGAGGTGGAGGGAGGCGTGCCGGACGTGGTGGTCGAGATCGCGATTCCGGGCGGCGAGGCGATCGCGCAGAGCACCCTCAATCCGCGGCTCGGCATCCTGGGCGGACTCTCGGTTCTGGGGACCACAGGCGTGGTCGTGCCCTATTCCTGCGCGGCCTGGATCGACACGATCCACCGGGGCATCGACGTGGCACGGGCCTCCGGCCTGACCCATGTGGCCGGGGCCACCGGATCGACCTCCGAGGAGGCGGTTCAGCGCCTGCACGGGCTGCCGCCCGAGGGGCTGATCGACATGGGCGATTTCGCCGGCGGCATGCTGAAATACCTGCGCCGCCACCCGGTGCAGCGGGTCACGGTGGCGGGCGGCATCGCCAAGATGACGAAGCTCGGCCACGGGCTCCTCGACCTGCATTCCCGGTCCGGGCCGGTGGACCTCGCCTGGCTCGCCGAGCGGGTTTCCGAGGCCGGCGGCGGGCAGGATCTCGCCGCGCGGGCGGCGCGGGCCAATACCGCGCTCGAAGTCCTGCGGCTCGCTCAGGCGCAGGACCTCCCCCTCGGCGATCTCGTCGCCCGCTACGCCTGGACGACGGCCGCTTCGTCGCTTGCCGGATCGGGAATCGCCCTCGAAGTGGTGGTGTTCGACCGCGACGGCGGCGTGGTCGGGCATGCGCCGTTTCGAGCGGCGGGGTAG
- a CDS encoding cobyrinate a,c-diamide synthase has translation MTDRAARGLLVAAPRSGSGKTTVTLAILRALARRGVAVAGAKCGPDYIDPAFHAAATGRPSFNLDSFAMTETLLDAVAGTAGQGAEFLIAEGSMGLFDGVVAEEGRSGANADIAARYGWPVILVLDVSGAAQSAAAVALGCRLYDPRLQVAGVILNKVASPRHRRLVEAGLARTGLPVLGALARDTALALPERHLGLVQAEETGDLAARLDRLADLAETALDLDAIVAAAAGRVPPAGLSPLPEPPGQRIALARDAAFSFIYPHMAAGWRAAGAELVPFSPLADEPPPEGCDACWLPGGYPELHAGQLAAAGRFLAGLRDFARTRPVHGECGGYMVLGEGLEDAEGRRHAMAGLLPVATSYARRKLHLGYRVATLLADGPLGPAGAVRVGHEFHYASELTAAPDESAALARVTDGEGRLLGVAGHRRGRVSGSFFHLIGPR, from the coding sequence GTGACCGATCGTGCCGCCCGCGGCCTTCTCGTCGCCGCCCCCCGCTCGGGCTCCGGCAAGACCACCGTGACCCTCGCGATCCTGCGGGCGCTCGCCCGCCGGGGTGTCGCGGTGGCGGGGGCGAAATGCGGGCCGGACTACATCGACCCGGCGTTCCATGCCGCGGCGACGGGCCGGCCGAGCTTCAATCTCGACAGTTTCGCGATGACGGAGACGCTGCTCGATGCGGTGGCGGGCACGGCCGGGCAGGGGGCCGAGTTCCTGATCGCCGAGGGCTCCATGGGCCTGTTCGACGGGGTGGTGGCGGAGGAGGGCCGCAGCGGCGCGAATGCCGATATCGCGGCACGCTACGGCTGGCCGGTGATCCTGGTGCTCGACGTGTCCGGCGCCGCGCAATCGGCGGCGGCGGTGGCGCTCGGCTGCCGGCTCTACGACCCGCGCCTGCAGGTCGCAGGCGTGATCCTCAACAAGGTCGCGAGCCCGCGGCACCGGCGGCTCGTGGAGGCGGGGCTCGCCCGGACGGGCCTGCCCGTGCTCGGCGCGCTCGCCCGCGATACCGCCCTGGCACTCCCCGAGCGCCATCTCGGCCTCGTCCAGGCGGAGGAGACCGGCGACCTCGCCGCCCGGCTCGACCGCCTGGCCGATCTCGCCGAGACGGCTCTCGACCTCGACGCGATCGTGGCGGCGGCCGCCGGCCGGGTGCCGCCGGCAGGCTTGAGTCCCCTCCCGGAACCGCCCGGACAGCGAATCGCGCTCGCGCGGGACGCCGCGTTCTCGTTCATCTACCCGCATATGGCAGCGGGCTGGCGGGCCGCCGGCGCCGAACTCGTGCCGTTCTCGCCGCTAGCCGACGAGCCGCCGCCAGAGGGCTGCGACGCCTGCTGGCTCCCGGGCGGCTATCCGGAGCTGCATGCCGGCCAGCTGGCGGCGGCCGGCCGCTTCCTCGCGGGCCTGCGGGACTTCGCCCGCACCCGGCCGGTCCACGGGGAATGCGGCGGCTACATGGTGCTGGGCGAGGGGCTGGAGGATGCCGAGGGCCGGCGGCACGCCATGGCGGGCCTGTTGCCCGTGGCGACCTCCTATGCCCGGCGCAAGCTGCATCTCGGCTACCGGGTCGCCACGCTCCTCGCCGACGGACCGCTCGGACCCGCCGGCGCCGTCCGCGTCGGGCATGAATTCCACTATGCCAGCGAGCTCACCGCGGCGCCGGACGAATCCGCGGCGCTCGCCCGGGTGACGGATGGGGAAGGGCGCCTGCTCGGCGTCGCAGGCCATCGGCGCGGCCGGGTCAGCGGCAGCTTCTTTCACCTGATCGGCCCGCGCTGA
- a CDS encoding helix-turn-helix domain-containing protein: MPKQTTEVDRLVGIRITALRKAKGLSQTALGNAVGVTFQQVQKYEKGQNRVGAGRLREIARLLEVPVSAFFEEPNDAAGRDDNVFGFLSTQGAVDILRAYVQIEDDQLRREVLAIVRSAARLSRSTGIANGSAD; the protein is encoded by the coding sequence ATGCCTAAGCAGACTACCGAGGTCGATCGCCTCGTCGGCATCCGGATCACTGCACTGCGCAAGGCGAAGGGCCTGAGCCAGACCGCGCTCGGCAATGCCGTCGGCGTGACCTTCCAGCAGGTGCAGAAATACGAGAAGGGGCAGAACCGCGTCGGCGCGGGCCGCCTGCGCGAGATCGCGCGCCTCCTCGAAGTGCCGGTCTCGGCCTTCTTCGAGGAGCCGAACGATGCGGCGGGCCGCGACGACAACGTGTTCGGCTTCCTGAGCACGCAGGGCGCCGTCGACATCCTGCGCGCCTATGTCCAGATCGAGGACGACCAGCTCCGGCGCGAGGTGCTCGCCATCGTCCGCTCGGCCGCCCGGCTGAGCCGGTCGACGGGGATCGCCAACGGCAGCGCCGACTAG
- a CDS encoding antibiotic biosynthesis monooxygenase family protein, whose protein sequence is MFIAMNRFKVYKDAAAEFERVWLGRDSHLDEMKGFVAFHLLRGPEHEDHILYASHTVWSSRADFEAWTRSEQFRKAHSRAPGTKPLYLSHPQFEGFEAVQTLGRAEAAE, encoded by the coding sequence ATGTTCATCGCCATGAACCGGTTCAAGGTCTACAAAGATGCCGCGGCCGAGTTCGAGCGGGTCTGGCTCGGGCGAGACAGCCATCTGGACGAGATGAAGGGCTTCGTCGCGTTTCATCTCCTGCGGGGCCCCGAGCATGAGGATCACATCCTCTATGCCTCCCACACCGTGTGGTCGTCGCGGGCGGATTTCGAAGCCTGGACCCGCTCCGAGCAATTCCGGAAGGCCCATAGCCGGGCGCCCGGGACGAAGCCGCTTTACCTCTCGCATCCCCAGTTCGAGGGATTCGAGGCGGTGCAGACGCTGGGCCGGGCCGAAGCGGCGGAGTGA
- a CDS encoding MFS transporter, whose product MDARASEGGLAGAAARPAAGPTAAVLAALSLSHLLNDLIQSLLPAIYPLLKQSYRLDFGQIGLLTLGFQLTSSLLQPVVGLSTDRRPQPFSLAAGMLLSLAGLLLLSQAWSFASLLVAAGLVGTGSAIFHPEASRVARLASGGRYGLAQSVFQVGGNAGTAIGPLLAAFIVVPHGQGSVALFALAALAGFVVLSLVGRWYRERLALGAARPRRTGPGSGAPLSRRRIVLTVAILLVLIFSKYFYMASFTSYFTFYLLHRFGVSVQEAQVFLFVFLGAVAVGTVIGGPIGDRFGRKVVIWSSIVGVLPFTLALPHANLFWTVVLTVPIGLILASAMPAILVYAQELLPGRVGLVGGLFFGFAFGMGGLGAAVLGELADRTGIEFVYALCAFLPAIGLLAVFLPRLGGPLRSA is encoded by the coding sequence ATGGATGCGCGCGCGAGCGAGGGCGGTTTGGCGGGCGCTGCGGCGCGCCCGGCTGCGGGGCCGACGGCTGCCGTGCTCGCGGCCTTAAGCCTGTCGCATCTCCTCAACGACCTGATCCAGTCGCTGCTGCCGGCGATCTACCCCCTGCTCAAGCAGAGCTACCGGCTCGATTTCGGCCAGATCGGCCTCCTCACGCTGGGTTTCCAGCTCACCTCGTCGCTGCTGCAACCCGTGGTGGGTCTTTCCACCGACAGGCGGCCCCAGCCCTTCTCCCTGGCGGCGGGCATGCTGCTCTCGCTTGCCGGCCTCCTCCTGCTCTCGCAGGCGTGGAGCTTCGCGAGCCTTCTCGTCGCGGCGGGGCTCGTCGGGACCGGATCGGCGATCTTCCATCCGGAAGCCTCGCGGGTCGCCCGCCTCGCCTCCGGCGGCCGCTACGGGCTCGCCCAATCGGTGTTCCAGGTCGGCGGCAATGCCGGGACGGCGATCGGCCCGCTGCTGGCGGCCTTCATCGTCGTCCCGCACGGGCAGGGCAGCGTCGCCCTCTTCGCGCTCGCGGCCTTGGCCGGCTTCGTCGTGCTGAGCCTCGTCGGCCGCTGGTACCGGGAGCGGCTCGCCCTCGGCGCGGCACGGCCCCGCCGGACGGGCCCGGGCAGCGGCGCGCCGCTGTCGCGCCGGCGGATCGTGCTCACGGTGGCGATCCTGCTGGTGCTGATCTTCTCCAAGTACTTCTACATGGCGAGCTTCACGTCCTACTTCACCTTCTACCTGCTGCACCGGTTCGGGGTCTCGGTGCAGGAAGCGCAGGTGTTTCTCTTCGTGTTCCTGGGCGCGGTGGCGGTCGGAACCGTGATCGGCGGCCCGATCGGGGACCGGTTCGGGCGCAAGGTGGTGATCTGGAGCTCGATCGTCGGCGTGCTGCCCTTCACGCTCGCGCTGCCGCATGCGAATCTGTTCTGGACGGTCGTCCTCACGGTCCCGATCGGCCTCATCCTGGCATCCGCGATGCCGGCGATCCTGGTCTATGCTCAGGAGCTCCTGCCGGGCCGGGTCGGACTCGTGGGCGGGCTGTTCTTCGGCTTCGCCTTCGGGATGGGCGGCCTCGGCGCGGCGGTGCTCGGCGAACTCGCCGACCGCACGGGCATCGAGTTCGTCTATGCGCTCTGCGCCTTCCTGCCCGCGATCGGCCTCCTCGCGGTCTTCCTGCCCCGGCTCGGCGGGCCGCTGCGGAGCGCGTGA
- a CDS encoding exopolysaccharide biosynthesis polyprenyl glycosylphosphotransferase, whose translation MRHERFTIEGAATATGAERRAIWAALLPRRRRGALRLAIGIGAAAAEFLAVLATVLVAQTLYHAAVLRTEVPVASALQVGLLLGSFVVLPNVARGDYSIENYLSRGPHLRRSASLWLGAWTLLLTIGFLTKTTSEVSRVAAVTAFVAGLPVLWATRALSLALVRRLITPRSGSARRVHLIGYETDIAGFYSGHDAEALGVRVIGASYLRPVPLGAGAAERRRQLGEDLDLAVSVVRFLRPDDIFVLVPWTDVEDVELCVDAFLRVPAALHLRPGQVMDRFTDIRLVRVGRLTGLNVGRAPLSPLEIALKRSFDLAAASLALVVLSPVLAMIAILIRLDSPGPCLFRQKRYGFNQEAFSVYKFRSMRAEPEGAFRQATRNDSRITRIGRILRRTNLDELPQLLNVIRGDMSLVGPRPHALAHDRSFERRIARYARRHNVRPGITGWAQVNGLRGETLTDADMQRRVEHDLYYIDNWSLWFDLQILVMTLVARSAFRNAY comes from the coding sequence ATGCGACACGAACGGTTCACCATCGAGGGCGCCGCGACCGCGACCGGCGCCGAGCGGCGCGCGATCTGGGCCGCCCTGCTGCCGCGGCGGCGCCGCGGCGCGTTGCGGCTCGCCATCGGCATCGGGGCGGCTGCGGCGGAGTTCCTCGCCGTGCTCGCCACGGTGCTCGTGGCCCAGACCCTCTACCACGCGGCGGTCCTGCGCACCGAGGTTCCGGTCGCCTCCGCGCTGCAGGTCGGGCTGCTCCTCGGATCGTTCGTCGTGCTGCCGAACGTCGCGCGGGGCGACTACAGCATCGAGAACTACCTGTCGCGCGGGCCGCACCTGCGCCGGAGCGCGAGCCTGTGGCTCGGTGCCTGGACGCTGCTCCTGACGATTGGGTTCCTCACCAAGACCACCAGCGAGGTCTCGCGCGTGGCGGCGGTCACCGCCTTCGTGGCGGGGCTTCCGGTCCTCTGGGCGACGCGGGCCCTGTCGCTCGCCCTGGTGCGGCGGCTGATCACCCCCCGTTCGGGATCGGCGCGCCGCGTCCATCTCATCGGCTACGAGACCGACATTGCGGGCTTCTATTCCGGCCACGATGCCGAAGCGCTCGGCGTGCGGGTGATCGGGGCGAGCTACCTGCGTCCGGTACCGCTGGGGGCCGGTGCGGCGGAGCGGCGGCGCCAGCTCGGGGAGGATCTCGACCTCGCGGTCTCGGTGGTCCGCTTCCTGCGGCCGGACGACATCTTCGTTCTCGTCCCCTGGACGGATGTCGAGGATGTCGAGCTCTGCGTCGATGCGTTCCTGCGGGTCCCGGCCGCCCTCCACCTGCGGCCCGGGCAGGTGATGGACCGCTTCACGGATATCCGCCTCGTCCGGGTCGGACGCCTCACCGGCCTCAATGTCGGCCGCGCCCCTCTGAGCCCGCTCGAGATCGCGCTCAAGCGCAGCTTCGACCTCGCGGCGGCGAGCCTCGCGCTCGTCGTGCTGTCGCCCGTCCTGGCGATGATCGCGATCCTGATCCGCCTCGACAGCCCGGGGCCCTGCCTGTTCCGGCAGAAGCGCTACGGCTTCAACCAGGAGGCGTTCTCGGTCTACAAGTTCCGCAGCATGCGGGCGGAGCCCGAGGGTGCCTTCCGGCAGGCGACGCGCAACGATTCCCGCATCACCCGCATCGGCCGCATCCTGCGCCGCACCAACCTCGACGAATTGCCCCAGCTCCTCAACGTCATCCGGGGCGACATGTCGCTGGTCGGCCCGCGGCCGCACGCGCTCGCCCATGACCGCAGCTTCGAGCGGCGGATCGCCCGCTACGCCCGCCGCCACAACGTGCGGCCCGGCATCACCGGTTGGGCGCAGGTCAACGGCCTGCGCGGCGAGACGCTGACCGACGCCGACATGCAGCGCCGCGTCGAGCATGACCTGTATTACATCGACAACTGGTCGCTCTGGTTCGACCTGCAGATCCTGGTGATGACCCTGGTGGCGCGCAGCGCCTTCCGCAACGCCTATTGA
- a CDS encoding nuclear transport factor 2 family protein has protein sequence MTRPDPTQAAAEAARIVDAFLEASMRPDPVAAAAFMTPDVRIVFTGGRVFGHPGEATAFNAKRYRWVKKRILRNDVVPGPDETIVYNLGTLYGEWPDGTPFEGNRYIDRFVVRDGLIVSHEVWNDSAERILDPGLGA, from the coding sequence ATGACTCGACCCGATCCCACCCAGGCGGCCGCGGAGGCCGCCCGCATCGTCGATGCCTTCCTCGAAGCCTCGATGCGGCCGGATCCCGTTGCGGCGGCGGCCTTCATGACGCCGGACGTGCGCATCGTGTTCACGGGCGGGCGCGTCTTCGGCCATCCGGGCGAGGCGACGGCCTTCAACGCGAAGCGCTACCGCTGGGTGAAGAAGCGCATCCTGCGCAATGACGTGGTGCCCGGGCCCGACGAGACCATCGTCTACAATCTCGGCACGCTCTACGGCGAATGGCCGGACGGCACGCCCTTCGAGGGCAACCGCTACATCGACCGGTTCGTCGTGCGCGACGGCCTGATCGTCTCGCATGAGGTCTGGAACGACAGCGCCGAGCGCATCCTCGACCCGGGCCTCGGGGCCTGA
- the aspS gene encoding aspartate--tRNA ligase, producing MHRYRSHTCGALRPSDVGSTVRLSGWCHRVRDHGGVLFIDLRDHYGLTQCVVDADSPAFRAAEAVRSEWVIRIDGRVRQRPAGTENPDLPTGAVEVYIADLEVLGHAVELPMPVFGDLDYPEETRLRYRFLDLRREKLHANIMKRGAIIDSLRRRMREGGFFEFQTPILTASSPEGARDFLVPSRLHPGKFYALPQAPQQFKQLTMIAGFDRYFQIAPCFRDEDARADRSPGEFYQLDIEMSFVTQEDVFQAVEPVLRGVFEEFADGWRVTQSFPRIPYAEAMLKYGVDKPDLRNPLLIVDVTEEFSAEAVTFNAFKNLIRAGGVVRAIPAPGAASQPRSFFDKLNDWARSEGAPGLGYIVFEEEGGQLIGRGPIAKFVPAEVQAAIAGKAGLKAGDAVFFSAGTEAKAAGLAGKARIRIGDDLGLSDKDQFAFCWITDFPMYEWNEDEKRIDFSHNPFSMPNYDHKAFLALDPADADTILGIKAFQYDIVCNGIELSSGAIRNHRPDVMEKAFAIAGYGRDVLEQKFGGMLNALRMGAPPHGGIAPGVDRIVMLLCHEPNIREVVLFPMNQRAEDLMMGAPSEVTAKQLRELHIRLNLPEKSA from the coding sequence ATGCATCGCTATCGTTCCCATACCTGCGGCGCGCTCCGCCCGTCCGACGTCGGCTCGACGGTCCGGCTCTCCGGCTGGTGCCACCGCGTCCGCGATCATGGCGGCGTGCTGTTCATCGACCTGCGCGACCATTACGGGCTCACGCAATGCGTGGTCGACGCCGATTCCCCGGCCTTCCGGGCCGCCGAGGCCGTGCGCTCGGAATGGGTGATCCGCATCGATGGCCGCGTGCGCCAGCGGCCCGCCGGCACCGAGAACCCGGACCTGCCGACCGGCGCCGTCGAGGTCTACATCGCCGATCTCGAGGTGCTGGGCCATGCGGTCGAGCTGCCGATGCCGGTCTTCGGCGACCTCGACTACCCGGAGGAGACGCGGCTGCGCTACCGTTTCCTCGACCTGCGCCGGGAGAAGCTGCACGCCAACATCATGAAGCGCGGGGCGATCATCGATTCCCTGCGCCGCCGCATGCGCGAGGGCGGGTTCTTCGAGTTCCAGACGCCGATCCTCACCGCCTCCTCGCCGGAGGGCGCGCGCGACTTCCTGGTGCCCTCGCGGCTGCATCCGGGCAAGTTCTACGCCCTGCCGCAGGCGCCTCAGCAGTTCAAGCAGCTCACGATGATCGCGGGCTTCGACCGCTACTTCCAGATCGCGCCCTGCTTCCGCGACGAGGATGCCCGCGCCGACCGCTCGCCGGGCGAGTTCTATCAGCTCGACATCGAGATGAGCTTCGTCACGCAGGAGGACGTGTTCCAGGCGGTGGAGCCGGTGCTGCGCGGCGTGTTCGAGGAATTCGCGGACGGCTGGCGCGTCACGCAGAGCTTCCCGCGCATCCCCTACGCCGAGGCGATGCTGAAATACGGCGTCGACAAGCCGGACCTGCGCAACCCGCTCCTCATCGTCGACGTGACGGAGGAATTCTCGGCCGAGGCCGTGACCTTCAACGCCTTCAAGAACTTGATCAGGGCGGGCGGCGTGGTGCGGGCGATCCCCGCCCCCGGCGCCGCCTCGCAGCCGCGCTCCTTCTTCGACAAGCTCAACGACTGGGCGCGCAGCGAGGGCGCGCCGGGCCTCGGCTACATCGTGTTCGAGGAGGAGGGCGGGCAGCTCATCGGCCGCGGGCCGATCGCCAAGTTCGTGCCCGCCGAGGTCCAGGCGGCGATCGCGGGCAAGGCCGGCCTCAAGGCGGGCGACGCGGTGTTCTTCTCGGCCGGCACCGAGGCGAAGGCGGCGGGCCTCGCCGGCAAGGCGCGCATCCGCATCGGCGACGACCTCGGCCTGTCCGACAAGGACCAGTTCGCCTTCTGCTGGATCACCGACTTCCCGATGTACGAGTGGAACGAGGACGAGAAGCGGATCGACTTCTCGCACAACCCGTTCTCGATGCCGAACTACGACCACAAGGCGTTCCTGGCCCTCGACCCGGCGGATGCGGACACGATCCTGGGGATCAAGGCGTTCCAGTACGACATCGTGTGCAACGGCATCGAATTGTCCTCGGGCGCGATCCGAAACCATCGCCCGGACGTGATGGAGAAGGCCTTCGCCATCGCCGGCTACGGCCGGGACGTGCTGGAGCAGAAGTTCGGCGGCATGCTGAACGCGCTGCGCATGGGCGCGCCGCCCCACGGCGGCATCGCGCCGGGGGTCGATCGCATCGTGATGCTGCTCTGCCACGAGCCGAACATCCGCGAGGTGGTGCTCTTCCCCATGAACCAGCGGGCCGAGGACCTGATGATGGGCGCCCCCTCCGAGGTGACGGCCAAGCAGCTGCGCGAGCTGCACATCCGGCTCAACCTGCCCGAGAAGTCGGCCTGA
- a CDS encoding GNAT family acetyltransferase, translating into MPSLVARVSDPGVIREIRDGDEAALIALWHAAGVSRPWNDPQRDIAFARGSPHATILVAQAGDVLVASAMVGEDGHRGWAYYVAVAPERQKTGLGRAIMQAAEIWLLRRGIWKLQLLVRADNAGAVGFYERLGYHDTRTVCLQKVIEPAA; encoded by the coding sequence GTGCCGAGCCTCGTCGCACGCGTGAGCGACCCGGGCGTCATCCGCGAGATCCGCGACGGCGACGAGGCGGCGCTGATCGCCCTCTGGCATGCCGCCGGCGTCTCGCGCCCCTGGAACGACCCGCAGCGGGACATCGCCTTCGCGCGCGGCTCGCCGCACGCGACGATCCTGGTGGCGCAGGCCGGCGATGTCCTCGTGGCCTCCGCGATGGTGGGCGAGGACGGGCACCGGGGCTGGGCCTATTACGTGGCCGTGGCGCCCGAGCGGCAGAAGACCGGGCTCGGCCGGGCGATCATGCAGGCGGCCGAGATCTGGCTCCTCCGCCGCGGCATCTGGAAGCTGCAACTCCTCGTGCGGGCGGACAATGCCGGGGCGGTCGGCTTCTACGAACGCCTCGGCTACCACGACACGCGCACCGTCTGTCTCCAGAAAGTGATCGAGCCCGCGGCCTAA
- a CDS encoding deoxyguanosinetriphosphate triphosphohydrolase, with protein sequence MRGRNGERWRAPYASDPAASRGRLIGEPPSPTRSDFQRDRDRVVHSAAFRRLKHKTQVFVHHEGDHYRTRLTHTLEVSQIARALARALGLDEDLAEALALAHDLGHTPFGHTGEDALHACMAAHGGFDHNAQALRLVTRLERRYAAFDGLNLTWETLEGLVKHNGPLLRADGTPMPRFAESGVPAAILEYNALQDLALDTHPGLEAQVASLADDIAYDAHDLDDGLRASLFDLGDLREVPFLAGLLDEIAALHPGLDRSRVVHELTRRVITRFVEDVIAETGRRLEVLRPGDVAAIRGAGTAVAAFSEPIAAADRAIKTFLFARMYRHPGVMAVRDRAARILCDLFDAFMADPARMPEEWQAGLRGPDDPRTPRRVADFIAGMTDNYAVSQHRRMFPVTPDLHWVMWPDGRV encoded by the coding sequence GTGCGGGGACGGAACGGGGAGCGCTGGCGGGCGCCCTATGCCAGCGATCCGGCGGCGTCGCGAGGGCGCCTCATCGGCGAGCCGCCCTCGCCGACCCGGTCGGATTTCCAGCGCGACCGCGACCGCGTGGTGCATTCGGCGGCGTTCCGGCGCCTCAAGCACAAGACCCAGGTCTTCGTCCATCACGAGGGCGATCACTACCGCACCCGCCTCACCCATACGCTCGAGGTGAGTCAGATTGCCCGCGCGCTGGCGCGGGCGCTCGGCCTCGACGAGGATCTGGCGGAAGCCCTCGCCCTCGCCCACGATCTCGGCCACACGCCCTTCGGCCATACGGGCGAGGACGCCCTGCATGCCTGCATGGCGGCCCATGGCGGCTTCGACCACAACGCGCAGGCGCTGCGCCTCGTCACCCGGCTGGAGCGGCGCTACGCCGCCTTCGACGGCCTCAATCTCACCTGGGAGACGCTCGAAGGCCTCGTCAAGCACAACGGCCCGCTCCTCAGGGCCGACGGCACGCCGATGCCCCGCTTCGCCGAGAGCGGCGTCCCGGCGGCGATCCTCGAATACAACGCCCTGCAGGATCTCGCCCTCGACACCCATCCGGGCCTCGAAGCCCAGGTCGCGTCGCTCGCCGACGACATCGCCTACGACGCCCACGACCTCGACGACGGCCTGCGCGCCAGCCTGTTCGACCTCGGCGACCTGCGCGAGGTGCCCTTCCTGGCGGGGCTCCTCGACGAGATCGCGGCGCTCCATCCGGGCCTCGACCGCTCGCGCGTGGTGCACGAGCTCACCCGCCGGGTCATCACCCGTTTCGTCGAGGACGTGATCGCCGAGACCGGGCGGCGGCTCGAGGTGCTTCGGCCCGGCGATGTCGCGGCGATCCGCGGGGCCGGCACGGCCGTGGCGGCCTTCTCGGAGCCGATCGCGGCGGCCGACCGGGCGATCAAGACCTTCCTGTTCGCCCGCATGTACCGGCATCCGGGGGTCATGGCGGTGCGGGACCGGGCCGCCCGGATCCTGTGCGACCTCTTCGATGCCTTCATGGCCGATCCGGCGCGGATGCCGGAGGAGTGGCAGGCGGGCCTGCGCGGCCCGGACGATCCCCGCACCCCTCGGCGCGTCGCCGACTTCATCGCCGGAATGACGGACAACTATGCGGTGAGCCAGCACCGCCGCATGTTCCCTGTGACGCCGGACCTGCACTGGGTGATGTGGCCGGACGGGCGGGTGTGA
- a CDS encoding HesB/IscA family protein, with protein MTEITLTPRAARRINEIMGAEPPGSMLRISVNGGGCSGFQYAFDIARDRAGDDIAVERDGATVLVDPLSLEYMRGSTIDFVNDLIGQSFKIENPQATASCGCGTSFSL; from the coding sequence ATGACCGAGATCACCCTTACGCCGCGCGCCGCACGCCGCATCAACGAGATCATGGGCGCCGAGCCGCCCGGCTCCATGCTGCGCATCAGCGTGAACGGCGGCGGCTGCTCCGGATTCCAGTACGCCTTCGACATCGCGCGCGACCGCGCCGGCGACGACATCGCCGTGGAGCGGGACGGGGCGACCGTGCTGGTCGATCCCCTGTCGCTGGAATACATGCGCGGCTCGACCATCGACTTCGTCAACGACCTGATCGGCCAATCCTTCAAGATCGAGAACCCGCAGGCGACCGCATCCTGCGGCTGCGGCACCTCCTTCTCGCTCTGA